A stretch of DNA from Desmospora activa DSM 45169:
CCATAAACGTGCTGGGAGCGTTTAAAACATACCGACTAAATACCTGCCAGACTACACCCAATACCATCAATACCATTAACGTGGATGTAATCCCCAATAAGCCCCGATCCAACCATCTCCTTATTTGCATCATTCGGAATTCTCCTCCCCTTTTAAGTTCTCCACAGCATCAATCACATCCCTTGCGAGGGGATCACTTTGGCGATACCTCTCCACCATTGGCTCCAGTTTTTGTCGAAAGGGCTCTTTATCTACATTGATAAAACGAACGTCCATCGACTTTTCCGCTTCTTGAATCGACAGTTGGATCGCCTCTTGCCAAAGCTCTTTCTGATATTCGGTGGAAATCTTGGCAGCTTGACTGACAGCCTCTTTTTGATCATCGGATAACTCATTCCAAGTCTTTGTCGAGATAAGGAGCATATCGGGAATTCGTGTATGTTCCGTCACTGCAAATATTTTGGATACCTCACCATGCTTGCTTGAAGTGAGAGCGGTTTCATTATTTTCAGCACCGTCGATCACCCCTTGTTGCAACCCAGTATAAGTCTCGCCAAAAGCCATTGGAGTAGGGGAAGCCCCCAACTGTTTAATCAGCTCCGCTGCAGCCAAGCTTTCTTGAATCCGAATTTTCATTCCCTTTAAATCATCAGGAGTCTGAATCGGTCGATTGGAGTAAAAACTACGAGCTCCGGCATCGTAAAACGTTAAAGCGATATACCCTTGGTCTTCAGTGGACTGATACAGTTGCTGGATTTCTGGAAGCTGCATAGCGCGGTAAAAATGTTCTTGATTTTCAAAAAGATAGGGAAGGCTAAACACCCGATACGAGGGGGAGAAGCTTTCCAACTGACCAGCACTCACTTTGGTCATATCGATGCCGCCTCGTTTCAACTGTTCCAATGCATCCCTTTCAGAACCCAGCACGCCATTGGCGTAAATTTTAACCGAGAGTGAACCGTTCGTCCGTTTTTCCACCTCTTCAGAAAAACGCTCTAAACCCTTATGCACGGGATGCTGATCGTTCAAATTGTGAGCGATTGTGATTGTCTTTTTTGTCGTTGAAGTAGCAACGCCTTGTGCGCCACAACCGCTGATGATTAACATCGTGATCAGAGCGAGGAAACCAAGCCTTCGCATAATCATCCCCCTCACCGAGAATTTGTAAGCCCTTTCATTATAACGTATAATTGATTTGTTGAGTCAACAAATCAATAGTTTTTTCTTTTCTCTGTTCTGCTACACTTGCTGTAGAGGAGGAATATAGATGATAACCGGTGATGCCACCTATCTAAAAAATTTAAATCGACGGATTATCTTGGAGCATATCGTTGCTTCTCCAGGACTTTCCCGTGCCGAATTGGCTAAAATAACGGGATTGAACAAAGCGACGATCACTTCTCAAATCTCAACGTTGTTAGAGGAAGGGCTACTACTAGAATCGGGTACTCCCTCCCACTCGTTTGTCGGCCGGAAACCGATTCCCCTAACTTTAAATAAAAATGCCGGGTGCGCTCTTGGCATTGACCTAGACAGTGATCATGCCAATCTTCTCCTCACTGATCTGTCCGGAAAGAGATTACAACAAAAAACCGTTCAATTCTCCGATCGAAAACCTGAAACTATCATAGAAGAGTTGCATCAAACCATCCATGCTTTTTCATCCGGCTCCATTGGACCATTGGTTGGAATCGGCTTAGGGATACATGGAATCGTTGATCACGATGAACAAGTAATTTTTATCCCTCGCTTGGAATGGACCATCGCAGATGTAAAACAACGCCTCCAACAAAAACACCAGGTTCCCGTCTTTGTGGACAACAATGCCAATCTAAGCGCTTATGCAGAGCGGGTATATTGCTACCCCGTCCATAACTTGATCAGTATTAGTGCTTATTCCGGCATCGGTTTAGGAATGATCATCAATGATCAAATCTATCGCGGGATGGACGGTTTTGCCGGGGAGGTTGGACATATGATCGTCGTTCCTCAAGGAAAACCTTGTCCTTGTGGCAATCACGGATGTTGGGAGCGTTATGCCTCGGACCAACATGCTTTGCTGTTTTTAGCGGATACCTTAGGTGTGGATTCTCTTACATGGGAAGAAGTGAAACGCGGAATTAACCGAGGGGCCCCGATTGAACAGGAGATGAATCAACTTTTGATGTATTGGGTCGTCGGTTTAAACAATGTCATCAATATCTTCAACCCTGAAATTCTCATCTTAAACAGCTCCTTAGCACGGGTATTTCCCGAGTTTGTAACACAAATCAAAACCCGTCTTCAATCCCGGATGACCCATTGCCGTGTACTCGCCACATCTACCCTTGGAAAAAATGCCTGTGCTTTAGGAGGAGCGGCTTTGGCAATCCGTCAGTTTCTTGGGGTGGAACGGCTAGATTTTATGAAAAACGACCCAGCTTCTTAATCGCTTTTCTGTCGAAAGGGAAAAGTCCTTCGGTAATCCTCAGTTACTCGAAGACTACCGAAGCCTATCCTGTAAACCTACGGTTGAATCAAGCTCTTTGCTTTACTCAAACCTGGAGAAGTTTGCTTTTCGCATCTCAGTCCAACCATTGCAGAACGATCACATTTACATACAGGGATGGTTTGGCCCGCCACCTCATTACGATCCAATCGCAACTTCACTTTATCTATGAAACGTCACAACCTACCACTCCCGCTGCTCCCACCCGTCTTCACTCTTCCACTTCAGTTTGATTGTTCTGCCCTCATTGTCACGCAGAACGGGCTCCTTGACATACCATCCGCGACCATTGACGGTATCGTCGGTATGGTAGCGGAAGCGGAGATAACGGATATCGACCGGGATCTCCACACGAACACGCTGCCAGTCCCGGTAGCCGGTAAAGGTGCGGGTAAGCGAAACCCATTCACGACCGTCACTGGATCCTTCCACCACGCCATAATCAACGACGGGTTCAAGGCGGTGCCACGTATCAAAGGTAAGTGTGCGAGCAGCCTCAGCCTGTGGGAGGTACCCCGCCTCAAGGGTGCGGTCCAGATTATCGCCGTAACCGGCAAACCAAGCGGCTCCTGTTGTCGGCATCTGTACCGGGATCGCATCAGCAGCGTAGCGGGCCACCTGGCGCCGAATCGGGTTGATAGTCGGTGTATTGCGCGTCGGATGGACGCGGTTTGTCAAGGTGATCGCAATCGTTGCCTGATCGCGATTAAGCACCAGGGAAGTACCGGTAAAGCCGGTATGTCCCATCGTCCGAATATCGGCGAGGGCATCCATAAACCAGCCTTGCGCCAATTCCCACCCAAGGCCGTGTTCATCGCCGGGGAAAGCTTCGTTCTGATTCTCCTCCATCTGTTCTACCGTTTCTTCTTCTAAAATGCGAACATTGCCGTATTTCCCTTTTTGCAACAGCGTATGAGCAAAAATAGCCAAGTCATAAGCACTGGAGAACACACCGGCGTGACCGGCTACCCCATCCAGGGACCAAGCCTTTTCATCGTGCACCTCACCCCAGACCATACCCCGGTCCACATCCCGTTGATACTCTGTCGCAGCGATGCGCGGCTTTAAAGATGCGGGTGGATTGTACATCGTATCCTTCATCCCCAGCGGCTCCGTAATCCGTTCCCGCACAAAAACGTCCAACCGTTGACCGGATAAGCGCTCCACCAGCGCACCCAGGGCAATCATGTTGAGATCGCTGTATATATAAGTGGTTCCCGGCTCATGTAAGAGTGGATGAGTCAGCACAATCTGAATGCGATCTTCCCGATCAGTCCCCTGCCGGTGTAAGGGAATGCTGGCAGCATAACCGGATGTATGGGTCATCAACTGGCGGATTGTCACTTTTTCCTTCCCGTTTTGCGCAAATTCCGGGAGATGTTTGGCGACGGGATCATCGAGATCAAACTTTCCCTCTTCAAATAGCTTCATCACCGCCACTGTCGTAAAAATCTTACTGATGGAGGCAACGTCAAAGATGGTATTCGTTCTCATCGGAATCGGATCATCCACCGGTGTACCTGTGTCATCACGGTAACGAAGGGCATCGCCATATGAGTCAATCTTTACCACATGTCCCCGACGTGCCACCAATACCACTGCTCCCGGTGACTGACCGCTTTGGACCACTTCTTCCATATAGGGGTCGATCGCTTGGATCGGTTCCCGTTTCATTCCCGCCGATTCCGGCGTTCCCGGATGAAGTATAGGGCTAATTCGACCCGGCTGCCCCCAGGACATCCTCCCCTGATCAACATGTAGTAACCCCGAGGCTGTCGGTGTCTCCTTTGTCTCCCGCAGTTCAATCGTCGTTGTTGAATCTTGCGCCCAAGCGGAATTCGGCAACATCAGTACAATCGCTAAAAACAGTATGCCGATCGACTTCCACATCGTATTAAATCGCATCAAATCCCTCCCTTGCTTGACTCTCTTTTAATATTATCAGAATTTGCATTCTCTTTTAATACAATTACAAGAAAAGAAATGATAAAAGTGCGTGCCCCATTCGTTACTTTATAGCTGAGAACAAAGGGACCACGGGTGTAACTTATACTTTTTTATGTTATCCAACAATCTGGTTTATTTTCACTTTGTTTTATTAATGGAATAAATATTCTTTTTAAAACCATACAACGCTCAAAACCTGACCATTCATTTTATATGTAGGTATTTTAACCCATTACCACTCCATTCCCTCCCATAAATATGCAGACTTATTTTATTCGACGTAAAATAATTTTTTATTTCGGCAGGAGTATCGAAAATAGAAGTAGAATTCAAATAATAAAGCACTTAGAAAAATTCCGTTAGGGGGCAGAGGAATGTACAAAAAGACAGCTTTTAATCTTTTTCTCAGCTTTGTGCTGATGTTTGCACTGGCTCTACCGGCGATGGCCGCACCTGAAAGCAACAGCAGTGACAGCTATCTCATTCTGTTTAAGGAAAACGAGGTGGGAACGTTAAGTGATGGCGTTGCCACTGTTGAAAAAGCAGGCGGAGAGGTTGAGCATCAATTTAAACATATTGCTGCAGTGGAAGCCGAACTGACGGCAAAAGAAGTTGCCAAGCTAAAAAATGATCCCTCTGTTGAAGCGGTGGAAAAAAATCATACCGCCCACGCTCTTCAGACCGTACCGTATGGGATTCCCCAGGTAAAAGCGGACCAAGCCCAAGCGGCGGGTGTTCGGGGACAAGGTGTTAAAGTGGCTGTTTTGGATACCGGTATTGACTACAACCACGAAGACTTAAACGTACGCGGTGGTGCTTCTT
This window harbors:
- a CDS encoding TRAP transporter substrate-binding protein, whose product is MRRLGFLALITMLIISGCGAQGVATSTTKKTITIAHNLNDQHPVHKGLERFSEEVEKRTNGSLSVKIYANGVLGSERDALEQLKRGGIDMTKVSAGQLESFSPSYRVFSLPYLFENQEHFYRAMQLPEIQQLYQSTEDQGYIALTFYDAGARSFYSNRPIQTPDDLKGMKIRIQESLAAAELIKQLGASPTPMAFGETYTGLQQGVIDGAENNETALTSSKHGEVSKIFAVTEHTRIPDMLLISTKTWNELSDDQKEAVSQAAKISTEYQKELWQEAIQLSIQEAEKSMDVRFINVDKEPFRQKLEPMVERYRQSDPLARDVIDAVENLKGEENSE
- a CDS encoding ROK family transcriptional regulator, with the protein product MITGDATYLKNLNRRIILEHIVASPGLSRAELAKITGLNKATITSQISTLLEEGLLLESGTPSHSFVGRKPIPLTLNKNAGCALGIDLDSDHANLLLTDLSGKRLQQKTVQFSDRKPETIIEELHQTIHAFSSGSIGPLVGIGLGIHGIVDHDEQVIFIPRLEWTIADVKQRLQQKHQVPVFVDNNANLSAYAERVYCYPVHNLISISAYSGIGLGMIINDQIYRGMDGFAGEVGHMIVVPQGKPCPCGNHGCWERYASDQHALLFLADTLGVDSLTWEEVKRGINRGAPIEQEMNQLLMYWVVGLNNVINIFNPEILILNSSLARVFPEFVTQIKTRLQSRMTHCRVLATSTLGKNACALGGAALAIRQFLGVERLDFMKNDPAS
- a CDS encoding serine hydrolase domain-containing protein — protein: MRFNTMWKSIGILFLAIVLMLPNSAWAQDSTTTIELRETKETPTASGLLHVDQGRMSWGQPGRISPILHPGTPESAGMKREPIQAIDPYMEEVVQSGQSPGAVVLVARRGHVVKIDSYGDALRYRDDTGTPVDDPIPMRTNTIFDVASISKIFTTVAVMKLFEEGKFDLDDPVAKHLPEFAQNGKEKVTIRQLMTHTSGYAASIPLHRQGTDREDRIQIVLTHPLLHEPGTTYIYSDLNMIALGALVERLSGQRLDVFVRERITEPLGMKDTMYNPPASLKPRIAATEYQRDVDRGMVWGEVHDEKAWSLDGVAGHAGVFSSAYDLAIFAHTLLQKGKYGNVRILEEETVEQMEENQNEAFPGDEHGLGWELAQGWFMDALADIRTMGHTGFTGTSLVLNRDQATIAITLTNRVHPTRNTPTINPIRRQVARYAADAIPVQMPTTGAAWFAGYGDNLDRTLEAGYLPQAEAARTLTFDTWHRLEPVVDYGVVEGSSDGREWVSLTRTFTGYRDWQRVRVEIPVDIRYLRFRYHTDDTVNGRGWYVKEPVLRDNEGRTIKLKWKSEDGWEQREW